In a single window of the Leclercia sp. AS011 genome:
- a CDS encoding GlxA family transcriptional regulator — MKLTTVAIVAVDGFSPFHYSVPCILFGDTVSGKKRFEVTICAEKPGLLTSRDGFALNAAQDYSAIGQADIVVVPYWQHVLERPPQTLLDSLVQARDKGAQIVGLCLGSFVLGYAGILDGKRAATHWEFERQFQSLFPAVALDINALYVDDDNIITSAGTAAALDCCLYIICQRFGSEVANQIARRMIVPPHREGGQAQFIAQPVPETTRDARINNLIDYLQRNISQPLNLNALAASVAMSRRTLTRHFMKATGMSVVSWIAAERLRRSQLLLESSNLPIEAVAEQVGYLSAVTWRQQFKARFGVSPAEWRKTFRLRS, encoded by the coding sequence GTGAAGCTAACAACAGTGGCGATTGTCGCCGTCGACGGGTTCAGCCCCTTTCACTACTCTGTGCCCTGCATTCTGTTCGGCGATACCGTATCCGGTAAAAAGCGCTTTGAAGTGACGATCTGCGCCGAAAAGCCGGGGTTACTGACCTCCCGTGACGGCTTTGCGCTCAATGCCGCACAGGATTATTCCGCCATCGGGCAAGCGGATATCGTGGTGGTGCCTTACTGGCAGCATGTGCTTGAACGGCCACCCCAGACCTTACTCGACAGCCTGGTGCAGGCCAGAGACAAGGGGGCGCAAATCGTCGGGCTGTGCCTGGGATCATTCGTTCTCGGCTATGCGGGCATTCTGGACGGCAAACGGGCGGCAACGCACTGGGAGTTTGAACGCCAGTTCCAGTCGCTGTTCCCGGCGGTAGCGCTGGATATCAACGCCCTGTACGTCGATGACGACAACATCATCACCTCGGCCGGCACCGCCGCCGCGCTGGACTGTTGCCTGTATATTATCTGCCAGCGCTTTGGCAGCGAGGTCGCCAACCAGATTGCCCGGCGGATGATCGTTCCGCCGCACCGCGAGGGCGGGCAGGCACAGTTTATCGCCCAGCCGGTACCGGAAACGACCCGCGATGCGCGGATCAACAACCTGATCGATTATCTCCAGCGTAACATCAGCCAGCCGCTGAACCTGAATGCGCTGGCAGCCAGCGTGGCGATGAGTCGTCGCACGCTGACCCGTCATTTTATGAAAGCTACCGGGATGAGTGTTGTCTCGTGGATCGCCGCCGAACGCCTGCGGCGTAGCCAGCTGTTGCTGGAGAGCAGCAATCTACCGATCGAGGCGGTGGCAGAGCAGGTGGGGTATCTTTCCGCCGTGACCTGGCGTCAGCAGTTTAAGGCCCGCTTTGGCGTCAGCCCGGCGGAGTGGCGCAAAACCTTTCGTCTGCGATCGTAG
- a CDS encoding AAA family ATPase yields the protein MINTLHIQNYRSIRDLSLDLQQLNIVFGPNGTGKSNIYKAIHLMHSAAQGQFSQALANEGGILKVFWAGKTRSDQLRRMNLAVETETYDYELQVGFVEKLPYPSQFQLDPVIKEESIWLSGQHRRPSSQLMKRKNQAVFLNNVHHEKVTHSGTLYENESVFGQLGEPHLYPEVSQMRESLRNWRFYHEFSVSSGSAIRAPQVGFRSPVLASDGANLAAAFQTIVEIGDELLLMRILDQAFPGCVFYSDNTGGRFRMMMQREGLSRPLEPAEFSDGTLRFLCLAVALLSPRPPAFIALNEPENSLHPQMLPALASLIAEASRYSQIWLTSHSPELAKLIEKHRSFSLYQLSMVEGETRMEKLG from the coding sequence ATGATCAACACCCTGCACATTCAAAACTACCGCTCGATTCGCGATCTGTCGCTGGATCTGCAGCAGCTCAATATCGTTTTCGGCCCGAACGGCACCGGAAAATCCAATATCTACAAGGCGATCCACCTGATGCACAGCGCCGCGCAAGGGCAGTTTTCCCAGGCGCTGGCCAACGAGGGCGGCATTCTGAAGGTCTTCTGGGCAGGCAAAACCCGCAGCGACCAGCTGCGGCGCATGAACCTGGCGGTAGAAACCGAGACCTACGACTACGAGCTGCAGGTCGGGTTTGTGGAGAAGCTGCCTTACCCCTCGCAGTTTCAGCTCGATCCGGTGATCAAAGAGGAGTCCATCTGGCTGAGCGGCCAGCATCGACGCCCGTCGTCACAGCTGATGAAGCGCAAGAATCAGGCCGTGTTTCTCAATAACGTGCATCACGAAAAAGTGACCCACAGCGGCACGCTGTATGAGAACGAGTCGGTGTTCGGCCAACTGGGGGAGCCACACCTCTATCCGGAGGTATCGCAGATGCGTGAGTCCCTGCGTAACTGGCGCTTTTACCACGAGTTTTCCGTCTCCTCCGGCTCGGCCATCCGCGCCCCGCAGGTGGGGTTCCGCTCCCCGGTGCTGGCCAGCGACGGCGCCAATCTGGCGGCGGCCTTTCAGACCATCGTCGAGATCGGCGACGAGCTGCTGCTGATGCGCATCCTCGATCAGGCCTTCCCCGGCTGCGTGTTTTACAGCGACAACACCGGGGGGCGTTTTCGCATGATGATGCAGCGCGAAGGCTTAAGCAGACCGCTGGAGCCCGCGGAGTTTTCCGACGGCACGCTGCGTTTTCTCTGTCTGGCGGTGGCGCTGTTAAGCCCGCGCCCGCCCGCCTTTATCGCCCTCAACGAACCAGAAAACAGCCTGCATCCGCAGATGCTGCCCGCGCTGGCGAGCCTGATTGCCGAGGCCAGCCGTTACTCGCAGATCTGGCTCACCAGCCACTCGCCGGAGCTGGCGAAGCTGATAGAAAAGCACCGGTCGTTTTCGCTGTATCAACTGTCGATGGTGGAGGGAGAGACGCGGATGGAGAAGCTAGGGTAA
- a CDS encoding YbgA family protein has protein sequence MTTKPVLGISGCLTGSAVRFDGGHKRMGFVMDALAEWVNFRPVCPEMAIGLPTPRPALRLTKTPRNEIEMRFSKAPHEEVTQKMTDFAAGYVPKMGDLCGFIVCAKSPSCGMERVRLYDEKGNAGQKEGVGLFTAALLEAWPWLPVEEDGRLHDPVLRENFVERVFALHELNTLRAQGLTRRGLLDFHSRYKLQLLAHHQAGYREIGPFVASLHEWEDLEAFFEVYREKLMAILRKPASRKNHTNVLMHIQGYFRTQLNSRQRGELRDVILHYRDGLLPILAPLTLLKHYLAEYPDRYLMTQNYFDPYPNDLGLRLAVI, from the coding sequence ATGACAACGAAACCTGTGCTGGGTATTAGCGGATGCTTGACCGGTTCCGCCGTTCGCTTCGACGGCGGCCATAAGCGTATGGGCTTTGTCATGGATGCGCTGGCGGAGTGGGTTAACTTCCGGCCGGTTTGCCCGGAAATGGCGATCGGTCTGCCGACACCACGTCCGGCACTGCGTCTGACGAAGACCCCCCGTAATGAGATAGAGATGCGGTTCAGCAAAGCGCCTCACGAAGAGGTCACCCAGAAAATGACCGACTTTGCGGCAGGCTATGTGCCGAAAATGGGCGATCTCTGCGGATTTATCGTTTGTGCCAAATCCCCAAGCTGCGGCATGGAGCGCGTGCGGTTGTACGATGAAAAGGGTAATGCGGGCCAAAAGGAGGGTGTCGGGCTGTTCACCGCCGCCCTCCTTGAAGCCTGGCCGTGGCTACCGGTGGAGGAGGATGGACGCCTTCACGACCCGGTGCTGCGGGAGAACTTTGTCGAGCGGGTTTTCGCGCTCCATGAGCTGAATACGCTGCGGGCCCAGGGCCTGACGCGCCGCGGCTTACTGGACTTCCACAGCCGTTACAAACTCCAGCTGCTGGCGCACCATCAGGCGGGCTACCGTGAGATTGGGCCGTTTGTCGCTTCCCTGCACGAGTGGGAAGATCTGGAGGCCTTCTTCGAGGTATACCGCGAAAAGCTGATGGCGATCCTCAGGAAACCCGCATCGCGGAAAAACCACACCAACGTGCTGATGCATATTCAGGGCTATTTCCGTACCCAGCTCAACAGCCGCCAGCGCGGCGAACTTCGCGACGTGATCCTGCATTATCGCGACGGATTGCTGCCCATTCTCGCGCCGCTCACGCTGCTGAAACACTATCTGGCCGAATATCCCGACCGCTATCTGATGACGCAAAACTACTTTGATCCCTATCCCAATGATTTGGGTTTGCGTCTGGCCGTGATCTGA
- the uraH gene encoding hydroxyisourate hydrolase → MKKTAPLLILASMAFAPAAFAAAPAGTLSVHILDQQTGTPPPGVTVTLEKQQQDKWTPLASGKTDQDGRIKSLYPVDQDMQPGVYKVTFKTAEYFHGKKLESFFPEIPVLFTVTRTNEKLHIPLLLSQYGYSTYKGS, encoded by the coding sequence ATGAAAAAAACTGCCCCTCTGCTGATCCTGGCCTCCATGGCCTTTGCTCCTGCCGCCTTTGCCGCCGCCCCTGCCGGCACCCTGAGCGTGCATATTCTTGACCAGCAAACCGGCACGCCACCGCCGGGCGTTACCGTCACGCTGGAAAAGCAGCAGCAGGATAAATGGACCCCGCTTGCCAGCGGCAAAACCGACCAGGACGGGCGCATCAAGTCGCTCTACCCGGTCGATCAGGATATGCAGCCAGGGGTCTATAAAGTGACCTTCAAAACGGCGGAGTACTTCCACGGTAAAAAGCTGGAGTCGTTCTTCCCGGAGATCCCGGTGCTGTTTACCGTCACCCGCACCAACGAAAAACTGCACATTCCGCTGCTGCTGAGCCAGTACGGTTACTCGACCTATAAGGGCAGCTAA
- a CDS encoding MerR family transcriptional regulator — protein sequence MAYSIGEFARLSGITPTTLRAWQRRYGLLKPLRTEGGHRQYSDEDVQQALKILDWVKKGVPIGQVKPLLERPATGRTNNWQTLQQKMLERLQAGKIESLRQMIYESGREYPRPELVANVLRPLRSLVSANVAAAMTLREILDGIIIAYTSFCLEADKKAPGDNLLLSGWHLNDPCEIWLEALARTGQGHRINLLPIPPAALAPEIFPDRQWLLVTSGKLTAARRKQVEQWQQQVALEVIIL from the coding sequence ATGGCATACTCCATTGGCGAATTCGCCAGACTCAGTGGGATCACCCCCACCACGCTGCGGGCGTGGCAGCGCCGCTACGGTTTACTCAAGCCGCTGCGTACCGAAGGCGGCCATCGCCAGTACAGCGACGAGGATGTCCAGCAGGCGTTAAAAATCCTCGACTGGGTGAAAAAAGGCGTCCCCATCGGCCAGGTGAAGCCGCTGCTGGAGCGCCCTGCTACGGGCCGCACTAACAACTGGCAAACCCTGCAACAGAAGATGCTGGAACGTCTGCAGGCGGGCAAAATCGAATCCCTGCGCCAGATGATTTACGAGTCCGGGCGGGAGTATCCACGTCCGGAGCTGGTCGCGAACGTGTTACGCCCCCTGCGCAGCCTGGTCTCGGCCAACGTTGCCGCCGCCATGACCCTGCGCGAGATCCTCGATGGCATCATCATCGCCTACACCTCGTTTTGCCTTGAGGCCGATAAAAAAGCCCCGGGCGATAACCTTCTGCTCAGCGGCTGGCACCTGAACGACCCTTGCGAAATCTGGCTCGAAGCCTTAGCCCGGACCGGCCAGGGGCACCGCATCAATCTGCTGCCCATTCCCCCTGCCGCGCTGGCACCGGAGATCTTCCCGGACCGCCAGTGGCTGCTGGTCACCAGCGGTAAACTTACCGCCGCGCGCAGAAAACAGGTGGAGCAGTGGCAGCAGCAGGTTGCCCTTGAGGTCATTATCCTCTGA
- a CDS encoding lipocalin family protein, producing the protein MKLWPVVTGVAIALTLVACKSPTPPKGVQPITNFDASRYLGKWYEIARLENRFERGMQQVTATYGKRSDGGISVLNRGYDPLKRKWNESEGKAYYTGEPTTAALKVSFFGPFYGGYNVIKLDDDYQYALVSGPDRDYLWILSRTPTIPDAVKQDYLNTARSLGFRVDELVWVKQ; encoded by the coding sequence ATGAAACTATGGCCCGTTGTGACCGGTGTTGCCATCGCCCTGACCCTGGTGGCCTGCAAATCCCCTACGCCGCCAAAAGGCGTGCAGCCGATCACCAACTTTGATGCCAGCCGCTATCTGGGCAAATGGTACGAAATCGCCCGTCTGGAAAACCGTTTCGAGCGCGGGATGCAGCAGGTGACTGCCACCTATGGCAAGCGCAGCGACGGCGGGATCAGCGTGCTCAACCGGGGCTATGATCCGCTGAAGCGCAAATGGAATGAGAGCGAAGGCAAAGCCTATTACACCGGCGAACCGACCACCGCAGCGCTGAAGGTTTCGTTCTTCGGCCCGTTCTACGGCGGCTATAACGTGATCAAGCTGGACGATGACTACCAGTATGCGCTGGTCAGCGGCCCGGACCGCGACTATCTGTGGATCCTGTCGCGTACGCCAACCATTCCGGATGCGGTGAAGCAGGATTACCTCAATACCGCGCGCAGCCTGGGCTTCCGGGTGGATGAGCTGGTATGGGTCAAGCAGTAA
- a CDS encoding class I SAM-dependent methyltransferase, whose protein sequence is MHWQPFRGTAPANMTLYSASFPDVSDNWPMKDEVTRELNAVDRALKADPQLMPPLIEKDASGEKTIKCQHRWSEEAFTARPAVVAWRTRLVPTALALYAIQNPLDEHLPDGTRMDSRSRQWFIHANDAIGIRSRAKVLSVLAEQYLQNDIENVWVSLASGAAVPVLEALRDAHLDGQKVHLTLVDYDPVSLRWAEKMAAAEGLRVGEQVRILQRDLKESLIHSDKLIQELGEGKVELVDALGIFEYFNDTDAVIFLKHVLRLIKPGGALIISNMLTSSPQIDFALRCIGWTPIFPRTLQQLQDIHLAAGIAAENVTVIVPKDGVYAVMEIRAGQGVQA, encoded by the coding sequence ATGCACTGGCAACCCTTTCGCGGCACTGCGCCGGCCAACATGACCCTCTACAGCGCGTCCTTCCCCGATGTCAGCGACAACTGGCCGATGAAGGACGAGGTGACGCGCGAGCTCAACGCCGTGGATCGGGCGTTAAAAGCGGACCCGCAGCTGATGCCGCCGCTGATTGAAAAGGATGCCAGTGGCGAGAAGACGATAAAGTGCCAGCACCGCTGGTCTGAAGAGGCTTTCACCGCACGCCCGGCGGTTGTCGCCTGGCGTACCCGGCTGGTGCCCACCGCGCTGGCCCTCTACGCCATCCAGAACCCGCTGGATGAACATCTCCCCGACGGCACCCGGATGGACAGCCGCAGCCGCCAGTGGTTTATCCACGCCAACGATGCCATCGGCATCCGTTCCCGGGCGAAGGTGCTCTCCGTCCTCGCAGAACAGTATCTGCAAAACGACATCGAAAATGTCTGGGTCAGCCTCGCCAGCGGCGCCGCCGTCCCGGTGCTGGAGGCGCTGCGCGATGCTCATCTCGACGGGCAAAAAGTACATCTCACCCTGGTGGATTACGATCCCGTCTCCCTGCGCTGGGCCGAGAAAATGGCCGCTGCCGAAGGGCTGAGAGTCGGGGAACAGGTCAGGATATTGCAGCGCGATCTGAAAGAGAGCCTGATCCACAGCGACAAACTGATACAGGAGCTGGGCGAAGGTAAGGTCGAGCTGGTGGACGCGCTGGGGATCTTCGAGTACTTCAACGACACCGACGCGGTGATCTTCCTGAAACATGTCCTGCGCCTGATTAAACCCGGCGGCGCGCTGATTATCTCGAACATGCTCACCAGCAGCCCGCAGATTGATTTTGCCCTGCGCTGTATCGGCTGGACGCCCATCTTTCCGCGCACCTTGCAGCAGTTACAGGATATCCATCTGGCCGCGGGTATCGCTGCGGAAAACGTCACGGTGATCGTGCCGAAAGACGGGGTGTATGCGGTGATGGAGATCCGTGCAGGCCAGGGCGTTCAGGCCTGA
- a CDS encoding MFS transporter: MNQTYVVDVKAWIDARPVSRFQWKVLLLCFVIIMLDGYDAAVMGFIAPALIEDWGISRAELGPILGAAMFGVAIGALVAGPLSDRYGRKQVLLWSVALFAIFSLAAALAQSPTQLALIRFLTGLGLGAVMPNCVTLVAEYMPERRKGLMITLMYSGFNVGSGLGGFIAAGLLSHYSWHSALIFGGVLPLVLLPFMFAMLPESAMSMVARRVPHEQIARVLNRLGGTFTADTRFTLNTPEISRRSKVVQLFRNGYGRGTVALWLTYFMGLFVIYLLNGWLPTILRSGGLSLQQAAIITGLFQLGGPLGGIIVGYMMDRTAAKKVIAVTYFLGCLCLLSQGLMDFGSLALAVLIFISGMCINGAQNGLQAYSPAFYQTEIRATGVSWMHGIGRTGAILSSTLGGVIMLAVPGHSSIFLVLALPACLAGIAILLHRMNRIKPRETEAELNALSQTVHNR; the protein is encoded by the coding sequence ATGAATCAGACTTATGTTGTCGATGTGAAGGCATGGATCGATGCCCGGCCTGTCTCGCGCTTCCAGTGGAAGGTCCTGCTGCTCTGTTTTGTCATCATTATGCTTGATGGTTATGACGCCGCCGTCATGGGGTTCATCGCCCCGGCGTTAATCGAAGACTGGGGCATCAGCCGGGCTGAACTCGGCCCAATCCTCGGGGCGGCGATGTTTGGGGTTGCCATCGGCGCGCTGGTCGCCGGACCGCTGTCGGACCGCTATGGCCGCAAACAGGTTCTGCTGTGGTCGGTGGCACTCTTCGCCATTTTCAGCCTTGCCGCCGCGCTGGCACAAAGCCCGACCCAACTGGCGCTGATTCGCTTCCTGACCGGGCTTGGGTTGGGGGCCGTCATGCCCAACTGCGTCACGCTGGTGGCGGAATATATGCCGGAGCGTCGCAAGGGGCTGATGATTACCCTGATGTACAGCGGCTTCAACGTCGGATCCGGGCTGGGCGGATTTATTGCCGCGGGGCTGCTGTCGCACTACAGCTGGCACTCGGCGCTGATTTTTGGCGGCGTGCTGCCCCTTGTTCTGCTGCCCTTTATGTTTGCCATGCTGCCGGAGTCGGCGATGAGCATGGTGGCGCGCCGCGTTCCGCATGAGCAGATTGCCCGGGTCCTCAACCGGCTGGGTGGGACGTTCACCGCTGACACCCGGTTCACACTCAATACCCCGGAAATCTCCCGCCGCAGTAAAGTCGTGCAGCTGTTCCGCAACGGCTATGGCCGCGGTACGGTGGCCCTGTGGCTGACCTACTTTATGGGGCTTTTTGTTATCTATCTGCTCAATGGCTGGCTGCCTACTATCCTGCGCTCTGGCGGGCTGTCGTTGCAGCAGGCGGCAATCATCACCGGTCTGTTCCAGCTCGGCGGCCCGCTGGGCGGCATCATTGTCGGCTACATGATGGACCGCACAGCCGCGAAAAAAGTGATTGCCGTAACCTATTTCCTCGGCTGTCTGTGTCTGCTGTCGCAGGGATTGATGGACTTCGGCTCGCTGGCGCTGGCGGTACTGATTTTTATCAGTGGCATGTGTATCAACGGCGCACAGAACGGTCTGCAGGCCTACTCACCCGCCTTTTACCAGACGGAAATCCGCGCGACTGGCGTAAGCTGGATGCACGGTATCGGTCGTACAGGGGCCATCCTTAGCTCAACGCTGGGTGGGGTGATCATGCTGGCGGTGCCCGGGCACTCTTCCATCTTTCTGGTGCTGGCATTACCGGCCTGTCTGGCGGGGATCGCTATTTTGCTGCATCGTATGAATCGTATTAAGCCTCGGGAAACAGAGGCGGAATTAAACGCACTGTCGCAAACCGTGCATAACCGATAA
- a CDS encoding gallate dioxygenase produces the protein MARILGGIAVSHTPTIGFAVDHHKQQEAAWAPIFQSFEPLNRWLDEKKPDALVYIFNDHVTAFFFDHYSAFTLGIDHEYGVADEGGGARDLPPVKGDAALSRHIGASLMADEFDMSFFMNKKLDHGLFSPLSALLPWEQETGWPTKVIPLQIGVLQFPVPSARRCYKLGQALRRAIESYPEDIDVAIVATGGLSHQVHGERCGFNNPDWDAQFVDMLVNDPEKLTEMTLGEYATLGGMEGSEVIMWLVMRGALSANVTETWRDYYLPSMTGIATLILENHARTPPVDTLSRHRQHMAQQLAGVENLPGTYPFTHERSLNGLRLNSFLHQLTQPAWRERFLNAPQALYAEAGLSEQEQRLLDSRDWRGLIQYGASFFLLEKMGAVVGVSNLHIYAAMRGQTLEEFQQTRNQQVTYSVARR, from the coding sequence ATGGCCCGAATACTCGGCGGGATCGCCGTCTCGCATACCCCGACCATCGGCTTTGCCGTCGATCATCATAAACAGCAGGAGGCGGCCTGGGCGCCAATCTTCCAGAGCTTTGAACCGCTGAACCGCTGGCTGGACGAGAAAAAGCCCGATGCGCTGGTCTATATCTTTAACGATCACGTCACCGCCTTTTTCTTTGATCACTATTCCGCCTTTACCCTCGGGATTGACCATGAGTACGGCGTGGCGGATGAAGGCGGCGGCGCGCGCGATTTACCGCCGGTGAAAGGCGATGCGGCCTTGTCGCGCCATATCGGTGCCAGCCTGATGGCCGACGAGTTTGATATGTCGTTCTTTATGAATAAAAAACTCGATCACGGGCTGTTCTCGCCGCTCTCGGCGCTGCTGCCCTGGGAGCAAGAGACCGGCTGGCCGACAAAAGTGATCCCGCTGCAAATCGGCGTGCTGCAATTTCCGGTCCCCAGCGCCCGACGCTGTTACAAGCTGGGCCAGGCGCTGCGTCGGGCTATCGAGAGCTACCCGGAGGACATCGACGTGGCGATCGTCGCCACCGGAGGTTTGTCGCATCAGGTACATGGTGAGCGCTGCGGGTTTAACAATCCCGACTGGGACGCACAGTTTGTCGATATGCTGGTGAACGACCCGGAAAAACTGACCGAAATGACCCTGGGTGAATACGCGACGCTGGGCGGTATGGAGGGCTCAGAGGTGATCATGTGGCTGGTGATGCGTGGTGCGCTGTCGGCGAACGTCACCGAAACCTGGCGCGATTACTATCTGCCGTCGATGACCGGCATTGCCACCCTGATCCTCGAAAACCACGCCCGCACGCCGCCTGTCGATACCCTTAGCCGCCACCGCCAGCACATGGCGCAGCAGCTTGCCGGGGTGGAAAATCTGCCGGGTACCTATCCGTTTACCCACGAGCGGAGCCTGAACGGCCTGCGGTTGAACAGCTTCCTGCACCAGCTGACGCAGCCGGCCTGGCGCGAGCGTTTCCTGAATGCGCCTCAGGCGCTGTACGCCGAGGCGGGGCTGAGCGAGCAGGAGCAACGGCTGCTGGATAGCCGCGACTGGCGCGGCCTGATCCAGTACGGCGCCAGCTTCTTCCTGCTGGAGAAAATGGGGGCGGTGGTCGGGGTTTCTAACCTGCACATTTACGCGGCGATGCGTGGTCAAACGCTGGAGGAGTTCCAGCAGACGCGTAATCAGCAGGTGACGTACTCCGTGGCGCGCCGCTAG
- a CDS encoding LysR family transcriptional regulator, producing the protein MATEKRNNTINIMQLRFFCRVAQRGSVSRAADDLFRTQSAITRAIRDLEEALNVTLFERHHSGMVLTEYGKCILPRAQRAIDDLQAVPALMHKLKARATAVPDAAWLFNTRRLEIFIQLYHVNHTQTVATQLGVTQPAVSAALKVLEKGADTALFRRTAEGVRPTPAADLLYPPVSRALNELENIWSDLAARRGVLEGSVRIGALPLSRTRLLPVAIGAFLARHPGIRVITNESPYESLVSDMRAGNIDFIIGALRQDEDLPDLSSEALFEEDMLILLRNDHPLLHDPDPRSKLADAQWVLPRSNAPARHLLDRAFLTLHLPLPQPTVETGDAAMVRGLLRDSDMLAAVSASQMRFEIDNGLLTVLPVSLPDTTRRIGLTFREGSLPSPATQALLGFIHQQVAQG; encoded by the coding sequence ATGGCGACAGAAAAACGCAATAACACGATAAATATCATGCAACTGCGATTTTTCTGCCGGGTCGCTCAGCGCGGCAGCGTTTCGCGTGCAGCCGATGATTTATTTCGTACTCAGTCGGCTATCACCCGGGCGATCCGGGACCTCGAAGAGGCCCTGAATGTCACTCTTTTTGAACGTCATCACAGCGGTATGGTGCTGACGGAATACGGCAAATGCATTCTGCCCCGCGCACAGCGCGCCATCGACGATTTACAGGCCGTTCCCGCGCTGATGCATAAGCTGAAGGCCCGCGCGACGGCGGTGCCGGATGCGGCCTGGCTGTTTAACACCCGACGGCTGGAGATTTTTATTCAGCTCTACCATGTCAACCATACTCAGACCGTCGCCACCCAGTTGGGCGTGACCCAGCCCGCAGTCAGTGCGGCGTTAAAAGTGCTGGAAAAGGGGGCCGATACAGCGCTGTTTCGCCGCACCGCAGAAGGTGTACGCCCCACCCCGGCGGCGGATTTGCTCTATCCCCCTGTCAGCCGGGCGTTGAACGAACTGGAGAATATCTGGAGCGATCTGGCGGCGCGGCGCGGGGTGCTGGAGGGTAGCGTGCGCATCGGCGCGCTGCCGCTGAGCCGTACCCGGCTGTTGCCGGTGGCGATCGGCGCGTTTCTGGCGCGTCACCCGGGTATCCGGGTGATCACCAATGAAAGCCCGTATGAGTCCCTGGTGTCGGACATGCGGGCCGGCAATATTGATTTTATTATTGGTGCGCTGCGGCAGGATGAGGATCTCCCGGACCTCAGCAGCGAAGCGCTGTTTGAAGAAGATATGCTTATTTTGCTGCGTAATGACCATCCGTTGCTGCACGATCCCGATCCGCGCAGCAAACTGGCCGACGCGCAATGGGTGTTACCGCGTTCCAATGCCCCGGCGCGTCATCTGCTGGATCGGGCCTTCCTGACCCTGCATTTGCCGCTGCCGCAACCGACCGTCGAAACCGGCGATGCCGCCATGGTGCGCGGGTTACTGCGTGACTCCGACATGCTGGCGGCGGTATCGGCCAGCCAGATGCGCTTTGAAATTGATAATGGCCTGCTCACCGTGCTGCCGGTGAGTCTGCCAGATACCACCCGCCGCATCGGGCTGACCTTCCGCGAGGGCAGCCTGCCCTCCCCGGCAACCCAGGCGCTGCTGGGGTTTATCCATCAACAGGTGGCGCAGGGCTAG
- the galB gene encoding 4-oxalmesaconate hydratase, whose product MSHPVKPKSALVVSAHSADFVWRAGGAIALHTQQGYQVHVVCLSFGERGESAKLWRKGNMTEETVKHHRREEAQAAADILGASIEFFDIGDYPLRADNATLFRLADVYRRVQPHFVLTHSMHDPYNYDHPLASNLAQEARIIAQAEGYRPGEPVVQAPPVYCFEPHQPEQCNWKPDVLLDITSAWEKKYQAIQCMQGQEHLWEYYTRVALQRGVQAKRNIGITAARDIVYAEGFQSIFPRVTENLA is encoded by the coding sequence ATGTCTCATCCGGTTAAGCCAAAAAGTGCCCTTGTTGTCAGCGCTCATTCTGCCGATTTCGTCTGGCGTGCGGGCGGCGCGATCGCCCTGCATACCCAGCAAGGCTATCAGGTTCATGTGGTGTGTCTGTCGTTCGGTGAGCGTGGGGAGTCGGCCAAACTGTGGCGCAAAGGCAACATGACAGAAGAGACGGTGAAGCATCACCGCCGGGAAGAAGCGCAGGCCGCCGCCGATATCCTCGGCGCCAGCATTGAGTTTTTTGATATTGGCGACTATCCGCTGCGCGCCGACAACGCCACTCTGTTCCGCCTGGCCGATGTCTACCGCCGCGTGCAGCCGCACTTTGTGCTGACCCACTCGATGCACGATCCCTACAACTACGATCACCCGTTGGCCTCGAATCTGGCCCAGGAAGCGCGGATTATCGCCCAGGCGGAAGGCTACCGCCCGGGAGAGCCGGTGGTGCAGGCGCCGCCGGTTTACTGCTTTGAACCGCACCAGCCGGAACAGTGCAACTGGAAACCGGACGTGTTGCTGGATATCACCAGCGCGTGGGAGAAAAAATACCAGGCCATTCAGTGCATGCAGGGCCAGGAGCATTTGTGGGAGTACTACACCCGGGTGGCGCTTCAGCGTGGCGTGCAGGCGAAACGTAATATCGGCATCACCGCCGCGCGCGATATCGTCTATGCCGAAGGCTTCCAGAGCATCTTCCCACGTGTGACGGAGAACCTGGCATGA